ttaaaggagtgtatcACCCTGCCTTTGCCTAAGATTTTTATGGCCACTGTTTTCCATGATCCCTGTCAAAAGCCTGTGTCTCCCAGTCTCAAGATCTAGATCACAAGTTTGCCAACTATTTCTGGATTGTTGTTCATTCCATATTAAATCTCCAAAGTATTCCCTTTTCAAATCCAAATAGAAACTATAGTTTGGTTGGATGAAATCTTACACAGAGATcaactactctcttaactccttTTCTCCTTGAAACTAGCATTTGGcttaattttatttcctgatgcccctttatttttattttaaccatatgttacctatttttcctttctaagcttgctatgcttgtatgaaaatgttcttcatgctgcttgtggacgttgtacatcgtggtgcgcactaggctccgcaccacgatgtacaacgtccacaagcagtattcCCTTTTCAAATCCAAATAGAAACTATAGTTTGGTTGGATGAAATCTTACACAGAGATcaactactctcttaactccttTTCTCCTTGAAACTAGCATTTGGcttaattttatttcctgatgcccctttatttttattttaaccatatgttacctatttttcctttctaagcttgctatgcttgtatgaaaatgttcttcatgctgcttgtggacgttgtacatcgtggtgcgcactaggctccgcaccacaatgtacaacgtccacaagcagccaaaTCCAAAAtctcaaaatccacattcttccaaccAAAAACGTGGTCAGGTCTACCACAGAAATGTCAGATCACAAGTTTGCCAACTATTTCTGGATTGTTGTTCATTCCATATTAAATCTCCAAAGTATTCCCTTTTCAAATCCAAATAGAAACTATAGTTTGGTTGGATGAAATCTTACACAGAGATcaactactctcttaactccttTTCTCCTTGAAACTAACATTTGGcttaattttatttcctgatgCCCCTTTCAGACTACAGGTTCTAACTTATGTCTTAGGTTTTTACTGCTATAAACAATCACCTCGACAAAGTTAAATTTTATAAGGACATttatttgggactggcttacagtttcagaggttcagcttATTATCCTCAAGACAGGAGAATGACAGCATCCAGGTAGCCATGGCAGAAAAGGATCTGAGAGGTCTACATTTTCAGGTGAAAACTTCTATAAAGTGACTAACTTCCAGTtatctaggatgagggtctcaaagccaaCTTCCACAGTGTCATACTTCTTTAACAAGACCATACTTtaaaatagtgccactttctgggccaagcacattcacaCTACCATACCAAcatactgtaattttaaaaatttggagcATCTACTTTATGTTAataataacatttataaaaaaattaaaagtaaaagagcATAGTATTataattgtttcttttaaatcactcacatttttattaatttatttatatttttaactccatattttattcccccatccaccctccaacatttccacatcccatacctcctccccacccacatgTTGTTAGGTGGCtgttcccacccccaacccaacctgacctctaaactccctggggactcaagtctcttgagggttaggcacatcatctctgaataaacacagacccccACAGTCCTCTACTCTATCTGTGTTGggacttcatatcagctggtatatgctgcctacTTGGTGGTCGAATGTTTGAGAGAGCTCAGAGGTCttatttaattgaggctgctggtcctcctacaggtctGCTCTTCTCCTCGGCTTATTTCAGCactccctaattcaacagcaggggtaAATGCTTCtgtttgggtgcaaatacctgcatctgataCTTTCAGCTGCTTagtgggtcttttggagggcagtcatgacaggaccatttttgtgagtgctccatagcctcagtaatagtttcgGGCATTGTGACCTCTCCTTGAGCAGGATCCCAATTTGGACCTTCTATTTcttaggctcttctccacttccatccctgtaattatttCTGACAGGAAAAAATTTTGGGTCAGAACTGTGACTATAGGacggcaaccccattcctcacttgatgtctcATATTCCTGCTGCAGGTGTGCTCTGTAAAATTCCTCTCCCTACTTTTGAGCATTTCCAAGAATATTCTATCTATATGAAACAATATGTTTGCTTTAAATGCTATGAAAACATATTATCTGCGTGATTTTTGAGCAGTATCTTATGTAATAGGATCTATTTCAAACCCCCCAGCAGAGAATAAACAGAATTTGAAAGCACAAGGGATGTTTGGGAGAAAAGTAAATTTAGGATTCACATATCTGAAGcgtaatctgaaaaaaaaatgaaaactttcaaaacaaggaaaaaatgaaaactttcctAGTTTTACATACACTGGCTTTCCTGAATTTAATCAGTGACTACTAAAATGTAAAAGGTAGGTATAGAGAGCACAAGGAGGAGCTGTGAGTAAAAACTGATGGAAGGGAAAGTGTGTGATGGTAGTAATTAAAGAAAGGTTGCATTAAATCCTTTTATATGCCAacataaatatggaaagaaatataTTAGGAAAAAGGTGCTGTTTATAAATCTAGAATTACACATACCAGTGTACTAATCACTTTCttcctgagaaaaaaaaaagtacagtgaCTTTTGTGATAGTCACTATAGTTAGAAATGATTCATAATAAAAAGAATCACCATAGACTGGACTCCTGATCTAATTTAAACCTATATTTCTGACCAGATGTAGACCAGTGTATGAAGTGTCCAGAGAGTCATTATGCAAACATAGAGAAGGACAACTGCTTTCCAAAATCTGTGAGTTTTCTGGCCTATGAAGACCCCTTGGGGATGGCACTAGGCAGCATAGCTTTGTGCTTATCTGCTTTCACTGCCTTTGTTATTGGCATCTTtgtgaaacacagagacacacctattGTCAAGGCCAATAATCGAGCTCTGAGTTACATTTTGCTCATCACACTCaccttctgtttcttatgttcctTGAACTTCATTGGTAAGCCAAACACAGTTGCCTGCATCCTTCAGCAGACCACCTTTGCAGTTGCTTTCACTGTGGCTCTTGCCACTGTGTTGGCCAAAGCTATTACTGTAGTCCTTGCCTTTAAGGTCAGTTTTCCAGGGAGAATGGTAAGGTGGTTAGTGATATCATGGGGTCCAAGATACATCATTCCTATCTGCACCCTGATCCAGCTTCTTATTTGTGGAATATGGATGACAACTTCTCCACCATTCATTGACCAAGATGCTCATACTGAACATGGACACATCATCCTTTTGTGCAACAAGGGTTCAGCTCTCGCCTTCCACTCTGTCTTGGGATATCTCTGTATCTTGGCCCTTGGGAGTTATACCATGGCCTTCTTGTCTAGAAATTTGCCTGATACATTCAATGAATCCAAATTTCTGTCATTCAGTATGCTGGTGTTCTTCTGTGTCTGGGTcacctttcttcctgtctacCATAGCACTAAAGGGAAGGTCATGGTGGCTATGGAAGTATTCTCTATCTTGGCTTCCAGCACAGCACTCCTTGCCTTCATATTTGGTCCCAAGTGTTACATTATCTTGTtaagaccagaaaagaattccTTTAAtcatataaagaagaaaacacatcctAAACGAAAAAATTCTCCTAAAATAtagttgataaaaataaatttagctttATGTTAACAACTTCTTAAAAGGGATCATTCATATATCATTCTAAAATATGTTATTCACTTATAGTACGAATGCaattttatcatgttttattcctttattcaaCTATATTATAGTGTTATAGTATGAAAGCCATTTACTTCCCATGTTTGAAAACCACAATTGCTCTAGTGATTCAGCATCTCTGAGTCTAAGTCCTCATGCCTCCATTCCTGTATCATTTCAAATGTGTATATCCTTACTTGATAGaaaatcttccttttcatttcttgttttgattttattgaaCTTCATGAGTATTCTTCCTATAGCCTGAAATAGCAAAACATTTAGTTTGCAAAGTATATTGGCATATAATTTCTTAAGGTCCATTAATTAATCATACAAAATCTTAATTTCCATATAAGTagtgtttaaaattattatatatcttATGTTCCACATACCAGGTTTGAACATGAACAACATGGTATATGTAAAGCTGTCAACACATTTCattactttaaaatgatttatttgtttatatttaaaactacACCCTGTCATAATTTAAATGAAAGGTTTAATAATGTAATAGCCTTCCAGTTCCTGGCATTATGTTTTGCATACTATCTTACTGCAAAGTTtcatttagaaatgtatttt
The sequence above is a segment of the Mus caroli unplaced genomic scaffold, CAROLI_EIJ_v1.1 scaffold_14577_1, whole genome shotgun sequence genome. Coding sequences within it:
- the LOC110289035 gene encoding vomeronasal type-2 receptor 116-like — translated: MKCPESHYANIEKDNCFPKSVSFLAYEDPLGMALGSIALCLSAFTAFVIGIFVKHRDTPIVKANNRALSYILLITLTFCFLCSLNFIGKPNTVACILQQTTFAVAFTVALATVLAKAITVVLAFKVSFPGRMVRWLVISWGPRYIIPICTLIQLLICGIWMTTSPPFIDQDAHTEHGHIILLCNKGSALAFHSVLGYLCILALGSYTMAFLSRNLPDTFNESKFLSFSMLVFFCVWVTFLPVYHSTKGKVMVAMEVFSILASSTALLAFIFGPKCYIILLRPEKNSFNHIKKKTHPKRKNSPKI